The sequence below is a genomic window from Coffea arabica cultivar ET-39 chromosome 4c, Coffea Arabica ET-39 HiFi, whole genome shotgun sequence.
TTTGGTTGTCATTGTTTTGGTTCTTAGAGCCGTCCTAATCTTTCCTTTCGCTGGTTTTAGAAGGATAGAACAGAACAAACTGGTATTTTTTCGCAACAATTCTTTGCCACAAAATCTGCAATTACAGATTGGAAACCCAAATCCAAGACTTTGTAGGTTTTGTGATTTaacatttttctgattttatccaACTAATAAATTAGcttatggaaaaatggaaaaatggataatttatggaggaaagtcataaagagctagtgttttattggagcacaggtttatttttattttatcagataaataaatttgtttatggaaaaataggtactctgttcttataatggaagaaaatcataaagagttggtgttttactgaaaaacgggtttatttttattttatccgacaaataaatttagttatgggaaaatgggtactctgttcttataatggaggaaagccataaagaagtggtgttttattgaaaaacgggtttatttttattttattcgataaataaatttgtttatgggaaaatgggtactctattcttataatggaagaaagccataaagaactggtattTTATGGAAAAGTGATACTTTAataatactttatgggccattttttttaaatatttaatttatcttaaatagataacctaccgattttctttttgtaagtATATTATTATgacactttttcaaatttacttacaaatattgatatatttatcttaaattaaatgtttaaaagcaaaatattaataaaaagTCGGtactttaaatattttataagaaTTGTTATATCAGGGGTAAATTTGGGATTTAATTACATTTAATTCCGAAACATTCATCAAACCAAGTATCAAAATTGGAATGATGCTAATTTCAATGTGTGAACCATATTaaatattggaatgaaaagtttaattccaaaaccagaatCTATTattccattttcatttccgATTCGAATATGTGAAACAAGCACTCCTAAATAAATGTCTCAAATGTCGCAAAGTAAACTATTTCCCCAATGTTAACTTAAAGCTTCTTGAAGCACGGAAAGTTCCATGATTTTGTTAGTTTCTCTAGCATTAAATATATCACATGAGAGTGAGACCAGATCAGAATTTTTTCTCATTATCACGTCGCACTTCTACGGTAATCCAGAATTACAAAATTTTGCACCTgaatttcacttttttttagGTCGGTCAAAATTCCCTCCAAAGTTTTGGCTCCTTTTCATCAAATGCCATCCGGGCATCCTCTCAAAGGTTTCTGTTAAATCTACTTAAACCCCTAGACTCCTTAAACCCTTGATCCCTTCTTGCTTAGAAATGCACTTGACCAGTAATAAACCCTTAAATTTCCTTCCAGAATTGCAATTTCATGAAATGCCTGCCGGAAGCTACAAGTGCGTGACAGATTCTATAACCAATTATTGTGGAGCTGATTTTCAGTCTTGTAAGAAACCTGGATTTTCCAATTCAATGATGAATTCAAGTTCAAGAATGTCAACTTCTTCAACTTCTAGGTCAAACCTAGCCAGGCCCATCAATGCCAAGTCAGAGTCATGCTTGCAGTATAAAAGGGGCCATTGCGATTATGGGGCCGACTGCATTTTTAGCCATGACATGCCTGAGGACCAGTATAGATTGATGAATAGAGCAAGATTGTGTAGGTTTTTTATGAATGGGAAAAATTGCCCTTATGGTAACAGGTGCCATTTTCTTCATCAGAACGTTAAACATGTCAAGGGAGGGTCAGGTGTGGCTAGGGAGAAGGCTGCTGTTACGGTCGTGAAGTCTGGGCCTGAAGAAGGTGTACGAAAAGAGAGCGATCGATTGGCTTGCAAGAGAAAGGCTGTCTTGTGGAAGACAAGGCCTTGTAACAATTGGGATAGAAATGGTAGCTGCCCCTATGGTGTGAGGTGCCAATATGCTCATGGAGAACGAGGTGATAATGAAATCATTAGATTAACCTACAGTGATAATTTTGCACGAAATGACATGATTTTGGTATATTTGCTGACCATAAGCAGCTGTCTTTTATGCGcggtctcttttttttttttttttttggagattgGAGGACAAGTTATTTGCTAGTTATTAACTGTAAGCAACTAGCAACTTCTACATGACCTGCTATTCCTGAACTAAAGCCTCTTCAATAACTGAATAAAGTAACTAAAGGTACAAATAAGGGGGCGCAGAACAGTAATCAGTAATGCTATGCTTTTAAAGCAAATTACTGCTTTATGATTAAAGCTATGCTTCAGCACTGGAAATTGCATTTAGTCCCTCGAGACCTTCAATGGTCGTACCTCTAGATTCCCCTGTTTGCAAGTATTTTCTTTTGCACTATGATGAACTCTAGTGGCAAAGCCAACCAGGATCAAGAGAATACAAGCGGATTATATAAATCTCTGCGTGTGGGAAGACTGGACATCCATGTAAGAGTACAGGAAGCTAGacatattttattttgttggtaAATTGCAAAACTTTTCAGATATTTGTGGCCACACCTCTTAACTTTGAGGATTGTCGCGTTTAATCAGTTTATACAACATAAATGGTCGTATTGATTCTTGAATTGCGTGGCAGTTGTCTTGTTGACCAAGAAGTATTTGCCACAACTTAACAGTAGTTaatgcttcttttcttttcggttTTTATGTGCGTAGTCCATGTGTTATCTAATTTCGTTGAATGTGAGAAAAGAAATTCCTGTTTTATACAATGGTATTCCATCTGCTGTAACTGTTTGTAGAATCTAATGGCACAAACCTGTCATTTTAATATGGAAACTTAAAATGGTTTAAATCTAGGAAAGTTCAGCTTCAAGCTCTGTTTCTAAGTTGAATATAGCACTATTGCTCTTCTTGTTCCTGACAAAGTAGCACTACTGTTGATCTTCTTGTTCCTCACAAATTTTTAGAACAGACAACGGAAGCTTTCTTTTTCAATGTTCAACTGCTCCACGGTACCTCACATACATTTCCGTACACAGTTTCAATTACAATGAAAATATAAAGATGAAAGAGGATAAATTGCTGCCCAAGAGGATGCTGAACTGgtgccccatttttttttcggttGTTTTTTGGGGGTTGGGGGTGGTGGGGAGTGGACACTTTTCTTGGTATGAGCAAGCTTtctaaaagaagaaacactgaTGATTCTTGTCGGTTATTTGGTTATGCAGAACTCGGCAAGCCAAGTTCCTTTTGTCCACTGGAATCTGGAAAATCTTTCATAGTAGAAAATCTTGCTTTTGATAGGGAGGATGCAGCATCAACTGGGAAGGCAATCAGAACTGACTGTACGCAGCAGGAGAAGAGCAAGAGCAAGAGCTTTTTTGTCAAGCGGGACAAAGTCAAGAAGATTAGCGGCATCTATGCTGATTGGATTGAAAGTATGCCCCCTGTCCACCTTACTTCAGCCAGCCTGTGATGCTGAATTTCGAAACCACAGATGATATACCAAATTCTCTCTAACTTCTTGTGCAGAATGATGGAAATTGTAGTTACATTACCTCAGAATTTGCAGATAGTTTTTGTGAGAGCTCTGCAGTTAGTTGACTTCAAAGCAGTTATACTGGCAACAAAAAATAGGTCTTTTAGTTGTTTGGAAAGTGCTGCCTTTTCCATTGAATCTTTATTCTGCAGCAACATTTTGGATTTATGGGATGTGCATTTTAACCTTATTCTCTTCTTCGTATGGCATGTAGTCTTCTGAGGGAGCTTGCAGGAATTATTTGCTTACCTCGTGCTGTCGTGCAGGAGTTTTTTCAAATGTGGATGACTGGATCCTGCCTGCTAGAACATGCAGATCCCTGACAGCAAGGAGCTAAGTGCTGCTATAACGGATAATCAAGGGCGATTAAGCGTTGGGGAACATCACCAAaatgatatttttaaatttcaaagtACCTTCCCTTGGTACTTCGTTTTTCAAATAAAGCAAGTTGCTAATCTTGAGACTAGTTGAACCACCCCAATGAATTCAGGACCGGTACATAGTTGTAGTGGCTTATCAACAAGTCCTTAATTAGTAGACCTTTTGGTCAAAATACTTATTTAAATGCTTAATCATATTGTTTGGATACATACTTATTTAAGTActttttgctttaataacgtggaattttgaatttttaaaacatatttttatttttatttagttcaaattttataataattttattaatattaatttttaaaattttttgtaacaTAAAAGTTGCGCTAAAAGCACCAATTTTGAGCTTATACCAGAAGTGCTTTACTGGCCAAAAGCTCTAATCCTAAATTCGAGAAATGATGCTCACTAAACATGTTAAAAATGCTTTTGTcctctaaaatatttttttcttttagcaaAAACACCATGATCCTAAACACGTCCCGGAGGATTTGATTTACCCTCATGCGATGATTTGAAGTATATACTATAACTCCGTAGTTCTCTCTATCAAAGGCTTGGATTTTGTTTGTTAattcaattcaacacttaaatttaacagGTTCAAATATTAACATATTAAGATGCATTTGATAATCAAAATtagaacatttgaattaattaactgACACTAATTTTTTCAAGCAAAACTTGctctaaaaaataaataataagtaATGTGATATACaatcaaatatatcaaatttagtatTTAACCATTCagtaatttaatgaattcataattcaattttcaactttcaaaCTTCAGTTTTTACAAACGTATCCTTAGGTTTATTTGGAATGTGAGTtttcaagggaaaaaaattttggaatattttctagacatAATTTGTAATTTACTTTTGTTTGtagtttatttattattattattttttatcttacTTGCACTGCAAATAGCGGGAAAGTTTGAAAAGCTAAAAGCTACCGTTCTCTTAAATATATTTTCTACAAAACTCCTATCCAAATAGGCTCGTAAGAGTAATGATATATTAGCCCTTGTAGATTCACAAATTACCATTTGACCTCTTTAActcttcaaaatatacacataactcTTTTATAGTTTTATATAGGGTAAAAGCTTGATGGAAAATAGCATCCTTTAAGTTGTTAGCTAAAATGCCAATTTTGCCCTCATTTAACTATTAAAGCAAACAATTGTTGACCACCTTGTATAAAACTATAAGGAAATCatataaataaatacaaaaaattataGGAAATAAAGTGGATATTCATGCCCCCCATTCTCTTCCTAAAACTTAAATTCCATCCTTCTTCaactaagaaaaattaaaacaaaggaTAAAATGGATATTCATGCGAACCACAAGGGGTTTAGTAAATTATATGACTCCATGACGTGCAATTTTTGGAGCACTTTAGTTCAATTGTGGCAATAGTTGATGCTCTCGGTCTACTTTcactttatataaaattataggGCAATTATGTAAATATGTTAAAACCTTAGAACAATCATGTAGTAACGTGACAAACCACAGGGGttatttacccaaaaaaatttcTCACATTACTAGAATGGAAATGATAATCTGTCCTCACCCGCCTTTGAATTGGATGATAATCGCGAAATGCACAATTCTGCACCTGAGTAGTTTCAAGCTTCCCCATATTCCCCTCCAAGAGTTCATCAAATCCCGCCCAGGAATCCTCTGAAATCTCAGTTAAATTTCTTCCTCTCGTCCAAAACGCTAGCTTGGTAACCTTCTTTTGTCTTAAAACCACAAAACCCTCAAACTCTTCATGCATGAACACTAACACCACTACTAACAACCCCTTAAATTTCCCTTTCCATTTGGAATATGGGGCGAATCAATTCCATTACAACTGACCTCCTCCACAAGTGTTTGACGATTACTACTGGCCTCCGCCACAAGTGTTTGATGATTATTGTACTACCAGGCATTTTGGAGCTGATTTTCAGTTTTTCAAGAAACCCGGAATTTCTGAACCAATGCTTAATTCAAGTTCAAGAATGTGTCATATTGTCTTCAACTTCCGGGTCAAACGAAGCAGGGCCCATCAATGCCAGGCCACAGCCCTGCCGGCTATATACAAGTGGCTACTGCAACTCCAGGGCCAACTGTGTATTTAGTCATGATGAGGCTGGTGAAGAGAATTACAGAACTCCGATATGGGTGTACTTGTGGGTGGCCACCAGATTAGGACCAACTGTTGGTTCTCAGTTTATGGAAAAGAATGTCCACATGGCAATAGATGCAACTTTTTTCATCTTAGTGTTAGAGATGATAAGGGAGGTTTTCGCGTGCCTAAATTTAGGCAGACTACTGCAATTACTGTTTTGAGTACAAAAACTGAGGGTTACAGAAAACAGTTTGGTCAATTGGAACGCAAGAGGTTTATGGATTTGAAACTCTGATGGTGCTagtcaaaagaaacaaaaggcagaGCCTTTGAAGACAAGGCTCCGTGACAAGTGGGAATAAGATGGCAGCTGCCCGGATGTTGAAAAATGCTAATATGCTCATGGGTTTACGGGTATTTTGTAGTTAGATTCGTTTGGTTTACTTGATGTTGCTTCTGGTCGTAATTAGTGAATTAGTTCCTTATTCATTTGACATTTACGCAGTTACACTACCAATGGTTGGGTAAACAATGTTGGCGGCTGGTACGAAGTTTCATGGTTGGACCATATTGTTTTCCGTGAATCTTAGTTATACTGAGTATGTACACTGGTTATGGACATATCTCTTTCTGCATTTGTGATTAGAGCCAGAGAGGTTTTCTTCGTTGTTAATTAAGTTTCTTGCTATCTGTTTTTTCATTGTTATCAAGAGGCGACTTTCATGTGATCTATTACTGCTGTATTTGGgatatttgaaacaaaaaagtAGAAAGATGCAAAAACAGACAACATGAAACAAGAATGACTAGTGTTTTGCACTTTAATGCAAGTTAGTGTTTTGCACTTTCATGTGATCAACTTATCCCCTGTTTGTCAGCATTGTGATTTgacaatatttgaattaatttctTAAAGCTAGTTCCAACCTGGCAGTGTAAGCACTTATAGAATGGCCTGTCAATTTTATGAACTCAACATTTTCCAATAGTAGATGTAGCTCAGGAAAAGAGTACTTAATATTTACTGCAATCGCAAAGTGCTCTGATTATGTTAGGCTACAAGTCTACTGCTGTTGATTTTCAATCAAACGAATGGTGGACCTTGTCTTTAATGTTGAATTCTTATGGGCCATGAAGTAGTTGTCACAACTAAATGAAGATTCTTTATGAAAACATTCACTGGATATTCATGCTTGTTGTCTGGCTGTTTGATGTCCATAGCTCATCTTCCTGTGTATTTGAATTCCAAAAACGTTTGGTGAAAAGGAAATGCATTATATACATGGTGTTTATTGATGAAAATTTCAGCACATGTCAAGCCCACACTTTGACTCTGATGCCACGGGATCTGCCTGCACTAGGCTATCAGAGCAAAATAAAGATAAATCTAGGAAAGTTTAACTCATACTCTACATGTggagatgaaaataaaaatccTGATCTTCTTGCTTCCGAAGAATATTTGCCATGAGGACCTAGATGGTAGAGAACCTCTGTTTTAGTGCAACTCAGTTTGGTTTCTCACCAAAAAGTTGCTTTTACACTTGTATTTATGTTGGCAAGACGATGGATCTGCTGTCAAGGAGGAATACCAAAAATGATGCCTTTCAGGGGAGGGTCCACGGAGGGGTTTTAGAGGAATACTAATGATTCTTGTGTATGTGATTATGCAGAACTTCAAAAGTTTGGTTTTTCCCCCCAGTGGAATCTGGAGAATCCTTACTGGCAGAAAATGTTGCTGGTGATGTAGAGGATGCAGGTATGAAGGAGATCAGATCCGTTGACAAGTAGCAGAAGCATAAGTGGCTTACGAAGTGGAACAACGTTGAGAAGATTAGTCATGTCTATGCTGATTGGATTGAAAGTATGCCACATGTTCCTCCAGGCAGCCTGTGATGCCGAATTTTGAAAACGTGAATGATGTACCAAAATTCTTTGTAATTATTGTTCAGACTGAAGGATAGTGTAATCTCTTTAGCAGAGATTTGTTATTAGGTCAATTTCAGACTGAAGGATAGCGTAATCTCTTTAGCAGAGATTTGTTATTAGGTGAATTTGACGCAGTTATTTTGCTAAACTTTTCAGGTGTAGCAAAGAAAAGCGTCTCGAAgatcacttcttttctctcttttgtttgGAAAAGTGCCGTGTATTCCCTTTGATTGTATTGTGCAGTACGTagagaagaaagaaatagaCAGCCAAGAGTAGCATGACTTTCAGCCTTTCAGGTCCCCATTTACAAAATTAGTTTCTTGCAGATTATTGTACTATTGTAAGAAGTGAAACATatgatttttgtcaattttcccTTGACGGGGTATAATTGCAGTCTGAAAAAGGTTTACCAATCTGGAACTTAACTGCAACTATGATTTTCCCGTGATTTTCCTGGGTGTTTGGGGCGGGTGAAAAAATTGCATATTCAACAGGAACGTAACTGCAACTATGATTTACAGTTGTAGTGATTGTGTTTCATAGCAGGAACACCTGTTAATGATAGTACAAGCATAAGCTGAAAATCTCGGTTCCGAGGGGCCTCCTCCATTTAAAAGAATGGAacgtaaattttaaatttagaaCCAAATGCATCTATCTGCGCATTTGGCTGTTTCGCTATGTAGCAATTTCAGCAGAACGAGCATGTCTGATAGCTGATCTGGCCAAGGCATCCACTGGGTCTACACATTTCTTGAGAAGAGGATCATCTGGAGGCAAAAGGCCTTGCATGTCATCAGAGGCAAGGACTATAGTGTTTACGGCTCTCACCAGAAGTACTTGCAAAGCAATTCTGAACAAATTTTGAGCTCCTTCAATGTCTTTTCTGATTAAAGCTTCCATTGCTGGGAGTACAGTGTGTTCCATGGTAGCTTTATCCGGCACCATGACCTCAAACCCCTGCATTAATAAGCTCAGGATTTGGAAATATACACGTTTTCATCAGCGTGAAAGGTAAGGGCCTAAAAGGCTAGCAGAGTTTTCAACCAGCAATAGACGCGCCTCGGTTAGAACCTCACTAGCTAGATGCGTCATTGCCCCAAGCGCAAAGATAAAGGCTAGCAGATTTTCACTTCCAATTCGAACAGATGAAATGGGCGGCACATTCCATAACTACAAGCCAAAGCATAACAAACAGAAAAAGCATAAAAGGATCAACTGCCTGCAGATGCTAGCTCTGCAGGATACTTTCATCTTGCACATATAAGTCTATCATTCACTGCTCCCTGCCTTAAGTTTTAACATAGTATTAGATAGAAGTTGTCAGAAGGCTTTTAGTCAAAAAGCCAGACTAGTCGTCTAACTAAGACTTGCTTGCTGTGTGTAGCACCATCATAAGAGAGACGTCATTAAGAAAAAAACCTATTGAAGTAAATTATGTAGTCAAGAAAGTAAATTAAGCCTGAAATCTATAGCAGGGAAAAGGCCACTTCGGAGAAGCTTATAACTAACAGCATTAGTCATGTGCAATCACGAAACATTAACATTAATCATGCAACATTTGCAAGGGTTACACAACTAAATTGTGGTTCTTTATTGTCATTTGGAACTCATGAAGCCAGATGTTCGAGAAGTGAAAGGCTTTTTATTGTCCGCTTCACTAATATTGAAGGCAAACATGTACACAAATGTATGTCAACTTTCAGAAGCATTTCATGCAAAATTTCTTTATGATCGATTATTATAATAACAGGTAGCATAAATCCATGCTTAAGGTAGAAATCTCAACACAGAGCATCATTTCAGTAGTCAGTACATATTTTTGTTCAACCTAAAATTCACCccaaggggaaaaagaaaagaataaaaaatggagaaaagggacagaaaacaagaagaaaagacaCGCACTAGATGGAAATACCTCATTTTGAAGTTTCTTCTGATAAAATCCGGCAGCTAACGTCGCATCACTTGCAATAATTCCAATGCGTAGTGGACTTCCAGCTTCAAGAGGCTTCATTTTTGCTTCCTTTAGCTCCTTGGCAACACATTCGCCTATATGAAGAAAAGGTACAGAACATCCTTCTGCAACCTCGTCATACCATGAATGGGATACATGACAAGGCGTCACAATGCAACCAGCCCCAGAATTCTCCAGAAATATTCTCTTGGTCCTCAGA
It includes:
- the LOC113740060 gene encoding zinc finger CCCH domain-containing protein 39-like, which translates into the protein MMNSSSRMSTSSTSRSNLARPINAKSESCLQYKRGHCDYGADCIFSHDMPEDQYRLMNRARLCRFFMNGKNCPYGNRCHFLHQNVKHVKGGSGVAREKAAVTVVKSGPEEGVRKESDRLACKRKAVLWKTRPCNNWDRNGSCPYGVRCQYAHGERELGKPSSFCPLESGKSFIVENLAFDREDAASTGKAIRTDCTQQEKSKSKSFFVKRDKVKKISGIYADWIESMPPVHLTSASL
- the LOC113739625 gene encoding uncharacterized protein isoform X1, with the translated sequence MAASFQSLNHPSHALGFISRQRSQNTVRRNPVLALSPSSIIPKIEESGDLLDFSKNSRSTSALIDGGGSLLSRNSVGVIGGASVVSTVKFAKKLVDWSSKDAESSSIPFVLCSDPVLSKELLFHERSSLPFLTSKGEHRAKDHGPAVSNLRTKRIFLENSGAGCIVTPCHVSHSWYDEVAEGCSVPFLHIGECVAKELKEAKMKPLEAGSPLRIGIIASDATLAAGFYQKKLQNEGFEVMVPDKATMEHTVLPAMEALIRKDIEGAQNLFRIALQVLLVRAVNTIVLASDDMQGLLPPDDPLLKKCVDPVDALARSAIRHARSAEIAT